The Nitrospinaceae bacterium genome window below encodes:
- a CDS encoding cation transporter, translating into MANPSSKKAIYAAMAGNSLIAVTKFFAAATTGSSAMFSEAIHSVVDTGNQVLLLYGIKQSARPADRSHPFGYGSELYFWTFVVAILIFGLGSGISIYEGVSKIQAPHPITNPTINYIVLGFAIIFEGAAWYVAFKEFQKSKGSLGLITAVRRSKDPTIFTVLFEDTAALLGLLVAMVGIYLSYTLNLPVLDGVASILIGVILATTAALLAYECKGLLTGEAASEEVVSRIKWIIAENQTVLHVNEVLTLHLGPHDILLNVSLDFKDGLTSSQVEEAISNFESRIKGEFPEITRVFIEAQSWRAHQADAK; encoded by the coding sequence ATGGCTAATCCCTCTTCAAAAAAAGCAATCTATGCCGCCATGGCAGGAAATTCGCTGATTGCAGTGACCAAGTTTTTTGCCGCCGCTACTACCGGTAGTTCAGCCATGTTTTCAGAAGCCATTCACTCAGTGGTCGATACCGGAAATCAGGTTCTGCTTCTTTACGGAATCAAGCAGTCCGCCCGCCCGGCGGATCGCAGTCATCCCTTTGGCTATGGAAGTGAGCTGTATTTTTGGACATTTGTGGTGGCCATTCTAATTTTTGGGTTGGGATCGGGAATCTCCATTTACGAAGGGGTTTCAAAAATACAAGCGCCGCATCCAATAACGAATCCGACCATAAACTATATCGTCCTCGGATTTGCCATTATTTTTGAGGGCGCCGCTTGGTACGTTGCGTTTAAAGAATTTCAAAAATCCAAAGGTTCCCTCGGATTGATCACTGCGGTTCGCCGGAGCAAAGACCCGACAATTTTTACGGTGTTGTTCGAAGATACCGCGGCTCTGCTTGGTTTGCTGGTTGCAATGGTGGGAATCTATTTAAGTTATACTTTAAACCTTCCGGTTCTCGATGGGGTGGCTTCCATTCTTATAGGCGTAATTTTGGCAACAACTGCGGCCCTGCTCGCTTATGAGTGTAAAGGACTTCTCACCGGGGAGGCGGCCAGCGAAGAGGTCGTTTCGAGAATCAAGTGGATCATTGCCGAAAATCAAACGGTCTTGCATGTGAACGAAGTTCTCACCTTGCATTTGGGGCCCCATGATATTCTGTTAAATGTCAGCCTGGATTTTAAAGACGGTTTGACTTCCAGCCAAGTGGAGGAAGCCATTTCCAATTTCGAGTCGCGTATCAAAGGAGAGTTCCCGGAGATCACCCGGGTTTTCATTGAAGCGCAAAGCTGGAGGGCTCATCAGGCCGACGCCAAATAA